A single Pirellulales bacterium DNA region contains:
- a CDS encoding acyltransferase has product MQRSTVRNLRYIVRDASTLTAAVLTALLWIPVRAFAQFDSKDSLFLGCSEFLSLFPGFPGIVLRRGFYLMTLDEFGWDCTIEFGTWFAHRHTRIGRGVYIGGRCTLGMCIIGDQTLLGSNVDIIAGRHTHSFDDLSKPIASQREQYDAVTIGRNCWLGNSTVVMADVGDDTVVGAGSVVVKPIPASVVAAGNPCAVKKSRLPDNRRAPASIEIHEPVGH; this is encoded by the coding sequence ATGCAACGATCCACGGTCAGAAACTTAAGATATATCGTGCGCGATGCGAGTACCTTGACGGCGGCAGTTTTGACTGCGCTGTTATGGATTCCCGTCCGCGCGTTTGCCCAATTTGATTCCAAAGACAGCCTTTTTCTGGGGTGCTCGGAGTTCCTGAGCTTGTTCCCCGGATTTCCAGGGATCGTTTTGCGGCGCGGCTTTTATTTGATGACGCTTGATGAGTTTGGGTGGGATTGCACCATCGAGTTTGGGACATGGTTTGCGCACCGCCACACCAGGATAGGTCGCGGCGTCTACATCGGTGGCCGCTGCACTCTGGGGATGTGCATTATCGGCGATCAGACCCTGCTAGGGAGCAATGTAGATATTATCGCCGGTCGTCATACGCACAGCTTTGACGATCTCAGCAAGCCAATTGCTAGCCAACGTGAGCAGTACGACGCCGTCACCATTGGGCGAAACTGTTGGCTTGGTAACAGTACGGTCGTCATGGCGGACGTGGGAGACGACACGGTTGTCGGCGCCGGAAGCGTCGTCGTCAAACCGATTCCTGCGAGTGTGGTCGCCGCAGGTAATCCATGCGCGGTGAAGAAATCACGCCTGCCGGACAATCGTCGCGCGCCCGCAAGCATTGAGATACACGAACCTGTCGGCCACTAG
- a CDS encoding glycosyltransferase family 2 protein: MTLVQYLYLAFFLLPAVVVATYHLFLMLARLAGGRAYAEASRNPTHTFAIVIPAHNEQDIIEHALRSCSELDYPADKYRVFVVADNCTDDTTGIATSLGACCLERKDAERQGKGFALEWAFHQILPSAYDAMVVLDADCVIERHSLRVFDYCLEQGDLALQANHIPSNPDASPISYMAMVGNILEYDYFYAPKSTLGLAVMLVGTGMVLHRTLLQDHPWNVHSAVEDAEYTLILARHDIHVRFIANASVVVAAAERREQLSVQRKRWAGGALRLGRESAAALLVRGILTRRMHLADAGFTLLIVSRPLVLVHVALTVGIGALLQAVYPDAVHESFAAIGVGVLAAYFVYFSVGVAVVGLSMRRARYLLWTPFILLRLMFIALQSGMSATTPWTRTPR; the protein is encoded by the coding sequence ATGACGCTCGTTCAATACCTATATCTTGCTTTCTTTCTGCTGCCAGCGGTGGTCGTGGCAACGTACCACTTGTTTTTGATGCTAGCGCGGCTCGCCGGGGGACGCGCATATGCGGAAGCCAGCAGAAACCCTACTCATACCTTCGCAATTGTCATTCCGGCACATAACGAACAAGACATCATAGAGCATGCCCTACGGTCATGCTCTGAATTGGACTATCCCGCCGACAAGTACCGAGTGTTTGTCGTTGCTGACAACTGCACCGACGACACCACAGGGATTGCCACGAGTCTCGGCGCTTGTTGTCTAGAAAGAAAGGATGCTGAGCGTCAGGGAAAGGGTTTTGCTCTTGAATGGGCTTTCCACCAAATACTCCCTTCTGCGTATGACGCGATGGTCGTACTCGATGCGGACTGTGTCATCGAGAGACACTCACTCCGCGTGTTCGACTACTGCTTGGAACAAGGCGACTTGGCGCTTCAAGCCAATCATATTCCATCGAATCCGGACGCCAGCCCGATCAGTTACATGGCAATGGTCGGCAACATTCTGGAATACGATTACTTCTACGCGCCGAAGTCAACTTTGGGGCTGGCGGTCATGCTCGTAGGAACGGGAATGGTGTTGCATAGAACACTTCTTCAGGATCACCCTTGGAATGTCCACTCTGCGGTTGAGGATGCCGAATATACGTTAATACTTGCGCGCCACGACATTCACGTACGATTTATAGCGAACGCTAGTGTGGTTGTCGCCGCAGCGGAACGGCGGGAGCAATTATCAGTCCAGCGGAAGCGTTGGGCAGGCGGTGCCCTCCGACTCGGCCGAGAGTCCGCCGCAGCATTACTCGTCAGGGGTATTCTGACACGACGGATGCACCTAGCGGACGCAGGCTTCACACTGCTAATTGTCTCCAGGCCATTGGTCCTCGTGCACGTGGCCTTGACGGTGGGCATTGGCGCGCTTCTCCAAGCTGTGTACCCCGACGCCGTTCATGAATCCTTCGCCGCCATTGGTGTAGGCGTTCTTGCGGCCTATTTCGTCTATTTCTCCGTCGGAGTGGCCGTTGTCGGCCTCAGTATGCGTCGCGCACGCTATCTACTATGGACCCCTTTTATACTGCTCCGGCTGATGTTCATTGCCCTCCAGTCGGGCATGTCAGCGACGACTCCCTGGACCCGAACCCCTCGATGA
- a CDS encoding glycosyltransferase, whose product MLDCLGVAGIECQIMLLLQHLDRRRIEPYLCLLRGEDEHSRQFAEVDGRPILRLGVRSLRHPSTLRKAIEFGRFLRRERIDVLHPLFPDSLYFGTPIARLTGVPRVVRFRVDLNWWMKPKDRWLGRILSTVLDATVANCEASKRVAVEHEWALPETIEIISNGVDLSRFPESECRRYGDPTSHETRVGVVANLRPVKNLDLLVRAAALLKPSHPNVRYQIAGEGTCRSDLELLIGEYGLQNCFDLLGTVADIPAFLRTLDVAVLCSKSEGSPNSIMEYMAAGLPIVATDVGGCGELITHDQHGLLMPAGDASQLAVAIDRLLRDPGLSRQLGTNARHRAFAEFGVDRQARRYEEFYEQLYLTTKGKPLSSLRRDEAVPRDIDMECGTPRSMCGTTENT is encoded by the coding sequence ATGCTCGATTGTTTGGGCGTGGCCGGAATCGAGTGCCAGATCATGTTGCTTTTGCAGCATCTGGATCGCCGCAGAATCGAACCGTACTTGTGCCTGCTGCGTGGCGAGGACGAGCACAGTCGACAGTTTGCGGAAGTGGACGGACGGCCGATCCTGCGGTTGGGCGTGCGTTCGCTTCGGCATCCATCTACTTTGAGAAAGGCGATCGAGTTCGGCCGCTTTCTGCGGCGCGAACGCATCGATGTGCTGCACCCGCTGTTTCCCGACTCCCTTTATTTCGGAACGCCCATAGCGAGACTCACCGGTGTCCCCCGCGTCGTTCGATTTCGCGTCGACCTCAACTGGTGGATGAAGCCGAAGGACCGTTGGCTAGGAAGAATCCTCAGTACGGTGCTGGACGCCACGGTCGCCAATTGCGAAGCCAGCAAGCGAGTTGCCGTCGAGCACGAATGGGCCCTGCCCGAAACTATTGAAATCATTTCCAACGGAGTAGATTTATCGCGATTTCCCGAATCTGAGTGCCGGCGCTACGGTGATCCGACCAGCCACGAAACTCGCGTCGGCGTTGTTGCGAATTTGCGACCGGTCAAGAACCTCGACTTACTCGTCCGGGCTGCGGCCCTGCTGAAACCGTCTCACCCCAACGTTCGCTACCAAATCGCAGGCGAAGGGACTTGCCGGTCCGATTTGGAGTTGCTGATCGGGGAATACGGATTGCAAAATTGCTTCGACCTGCTCGGTACCGTGGCCGACATCCCGGCATTCCTGCGGACGCTGGATGTGGCGGTCCTCTGCTCGAAGTCCGAAGGCTCACCAAATTCGATCATGGAATACATGGCCGCCGGTTTGCCGATAGTTGCCACTGATGTGGGCGGTTGCGGAGAGTTAATTACCCACGACCAACACGGCCTGCTGATGCCTGCAGGCGACGCCAGCCAGTTGGCTGTGGCCATCGATCGGCTGCTGCGAGATCCTGGGCTTTCGCGCCAGCTGGGAACCAACGCCAGGCACCGCGCGTTTGCGGAGTTTGGTGTCGACCGACAGGCGCGTCGCTATGAGGAGTTTTATGAGCAGTTATACCTGACCACAAAGGGCAAACCTCTTAGCAGCCTCCGCCGGGACGAGGCGGTACCACGAGATATCGACATGGAATGTGGTACTCCTAGATCAATGTGCGGTACGACTGAAAACACATGA
- a CDS encoding glycosyltransferase, whose product MKTSVSKLRTISPTLENSSQALASPSTRRTKVLHLTASPCFGGVERQMLELGREMQDAYQSLFATFQEEGRCRDFVRTGRERGFDVYAIQYDFPRMVATYRELLSFTQTLQPDVLCCHGYKPNFFGRLVARRLRIPIISVSHGWTGESYRVRIFDALDRFLLRRMDRVVCVSEKQAQRVRKAGVPKAKTQVIHCAVRSERFAQVDSAYRGRMEQMFPEQPRLIVGAAGRLSPEKGFRHLIDAAHRVVRQHPDAAFVLFGDGPLRQVLQRQIDALGLSQRFRLAGFCADLDHYYPHLEMLVLPSYTEGLPNVVLEAFAAGIPVVATAVGGTPEVVQDGINGYLVAPADPDSLARRITDLLRDSATRHRMGTAGMQLVREAFSFASQANDYSQVIDSLLLSRATHERAEASSHAATHSES is encoded by the coding sequence ATGAAAACCTCCGTTAGCAAACTGCGTACAATTTCGCCGACGTTGGAAAACAGCTCTCAAGCCCTTGCTTCGCCGTCAACACGCAGGACCAAGGTTCTGCACCTGACCGCCTCGCCATGCTTTGGGGGCGTCGAACGTCAAATGCTGGAGCTTGGCCGTGAAATGCAGGATGCATACCAATCCCTTTTCGCTACGTTTCAAGAGGAAGGACGTTGTAGAGATTTCGTCCGGACCGGCCGCGAACGCGGTTTCGATGTGTACGCCATTCAATACGATTTTCCTCGAATGGTGGCGACGTACCGTGAACTGCTGTCCTTCACGCAGACTCTCCAACCTGACGTCCTCTGCTGCCATGGCTACAAACCCAACTTCTTTGGTCGCTTAGTAGCTCGCCGACTCCGCATTCCAATCATCTCCGTTTCTCACGGTTGGACCGGCGAGAGTTATCGAGTCCGGATATTTGACGCGCTAGATCGATTCCTGTTGCGCCGGATGGACCGGGTGGTCTGCGTTTCCGAAAAACAGGCTCAAAGGGTCCGCAAGGCGGGCGTGCCAAAAGCGAAGACTCAGGTCATCCATTGTGCAGTGCGCAGCGAGCGCTTTGCCCAGGTAGACTCTGCTTATCGAGGTCGTATGGAACAGATGTTCCCCGAGCAGCCGCGGCTGATCGTGGGAGCGGCCGGCCGACTGAGCCCTGAAAAGGGCTTCAGGCATCTAATCGATGCGGCCCACCGGGTGGTGCGCCAGCACCCCGATGCAGCCTTTGTTCTGTTCGGTGACGGTCCTTTGAGGCAAGTTCTGCAACGCCAGATTGATGCGCTCGGATTGAGTCAACGCTTCCGCCTCGCCGGTTTTTGCGCCGATCTCGACCACTACTATCCTCATCTGGAGATGCTCGTCTTGCCGTCGTATACCGAGGGCCTTCCCAACGTCGTCTTGGAAGCATTTGCGGCAGGAATACCTGTTGTCGCCACGGCCGTAGGTGGAACGCCCGAAGTCGTACAGGACGGCATCAACGGCTACCTCGTTGCGCCCGCCGATCCGGACAGCCTAGCGAGGCGCATTACCGACCTGCTGCGCGATAGTGCCACGCGACACCGCATGGGAACCGCCGGGATGCAGCTGGTGAGAGAAGCATTCTCATTTGCGTCGCAAGCGAATGATTACTCACAGGTCATCGATTCCTTGCTGCTTTCACGCGCCACGCACGAACGGGCCGAGGCGAGTAGTCACGCGGCGACGCACTCGGAGTCCTAG